tttggaggagggGGCTGgtttttgcaagaatgtaaaaagatcaatgttatgtactctcacaaacccattgttaCAAGTTCCAAGGACCCTAGAGCAGCTAAGCAGGGGGTGGAAGGTTGGCACCACATGATTCCACGAAACTCGTTTACTGTTAAAACATGTTTTAAAATTAGATTAAATTTAGATTAGATTTaaagttagattaaggacctgcccgaaacgctgcgcgtactagtggctttacaagattgcaaatactatataatgtattctctctaacccaatgtaccttcttgtatataaataaataaataaatataatgttaTATTGTTTAATAATGTATAGTCACGCTAGGATATATTAGCTAAGGTTAGGCTGTACTGGGCTctgttgagttaggttaggttaggttagttcatgggttcgtatcctggccggggaggatttactgggcgcaattccttaactgtagcctctgtttaacgcaacagtaaaatgtgtacttggatgaaaaaacgattcttcgcggcaggggatcgtattccagggaccataggattaaggacttgcccgaaacgctacgcgtactagtggctgtacaagaatgtagcaactcttgtatatatctcaaaaaaaaaaaaaaaaaaaaaaaaaaaaaaaagttcagctaggtgaggttaggtaggtttcAAAATTCGTTGGTTGGTTCGTTCGTACAGATCAACTTCTGTACGATGTCTTGTATCCGAACCAACGGTATCCGTTTCGCTTATGTACGATTCGACCAGACCCCCCTAAATCTACGACAGACCAATAAGAGAAAATGGATAATTTAGAGAACGTGATAACGATGCTGTGTCATGATGAtagacttagttgtactcacctagttgtgcttgcgggggttaagctttggctttttggtcccacctctcaactgttaatcaactggtgtatagattcttgagcctactggactctatgaaatctacatttgaaactgtgtatggagtcagcctccatcacatcactgcctaatgcattaaatttgttaactactttgatactgaaaaaaattatttctaatgtctctgtggctcatttgggtactcagttaccacctgtgtccccttgtttgtgttccaccgatgctaaattatttgtttttgttcattctgtcgattcccctgataactttgtaggtggttatcatgtctccccttactcttctgtcttccagggacgtgaggtttacctttcgtagcctttcttcgtagctcatacctctcagttctggaactagtctggtggcatacctttgcatcttctctaactttgtcttgtaatTAACTAGTTAGTTAGTTATTAATTGTGATCACTTGAGTTATAGTGAGTTTGCCAGCTTAGTAGCCCTTTAACCATaattttagccttcatatctgtaAATTACATTCACAGAATCGTCCGCAGTACCTCCCTGGGGgagatacatatattatataaaagTTATATTTATCTCCCGAGTTATATGCTGAATTATATAATGTGGAAGTAAGTGTTATGCGGCTGGCAGCgctggagaggtggtggtggcagccctACAAGTGGTGAGGCAGACTCAGACGGGCCGCAGCCACCCACCCTGCCGGACCTACTGACATGGAGTTCCTCCGCAGCAGTTGTGATCCCCATTGGGTGTCTGTGGAGTACTTTACAACGGGCCTCGGATTCTTCTTGGAGCAAGAATTCAGTGTTCTTGTCGGGCTATGTTCCCTGAGTAAGTGACATTGGTTTAGTCAAAGTAAGGTGGTTGCTATGGGACTACTATATCAATAGTGGTGTACCctactatggggggggggggaaacattaggCTTATTATGGGCTTAGTAACTGAACACCAGTTGTAGTAAAAGCTGAGCAATTTGAACATTTGGTGAACTAATTTTAATTTGTGCTGCAAGCGAGCGCAttagtgtatttactatttgtatctgcagaatggaGATATtatctcttggaccccgcctttctaaccaatttattcttCCTCTATTATTTCTactacatccccaggaagcagcctgtaacagctgtctaactcccaggtacctattttactgctaggtgaacaggggcgtcagggtgaaagaaactacctaTTTGTTTccatctccaccggggatcaaacccgagcTCTTTAGGACTATGACCTCCGAGTACTCTCCCCTCCCTCACGGCTGTAGGTAATGTTAGAGGTCATGACTACGAGATAAGGTAGATATGAGACTGGCCGGCAGTACATACCAAtacttgtagtttatcaatgtttgTGTTATCTACACTTGGGGTAcctgtctgtggtggtggggaATTGGTCTTCCTGAagaattcgttttggtggggacaggaagcctgtgtaaatTATACATATACTTTAGGTATGTTAATTTTAGCATATATGTTAATTATagttatatatattctatattctatattataatatatttataattgTTAATTATAACATATATGTTGTaaggtggaactactgaccttccACAGGACCTCACAACAGTTGCCCAActccagggtacctatttactgctaggtgacctgagacattaggtgaaagaaatgtgcccaaacatttCTGTCTTGTCCGGAAATTGAACCCTGGATCTCTGATTGTGAGTCAAGGACAAGGCCAACTGTACTAAAAGACCCTATAAATAATCTATTAAATGTAGAATAACCACTTTTTGAcaaaaattaaataattgttaGAGATCTTCGACTCTCTTAAGACCTTTGTCAATATCAGAATTAACAAGGGTCTGAGAGTGTTGAATGCACTCTGGCAACTACTTACTTTTTTAAATGTGGTTATTttgcatattatatattttatatatgaaatatattatGTACTGTACAATATGCTGTATTATAATAAGCAACATAAAGGACAAGGTAATTTGAAAGGAACTAAATGGCCGTGTCCATGGAGTGTTGAAGACAAGAGCTTAATACCTCCCAGTGACAGAGGAGACTCGCGTTGTTGCCAAATATAATAgtgctgtacagtactgtactcgtaCATGATAGTCGTGCACAATTTTTAATGTAAGTAATACTGTAATTATGTACTTGAGATTAGATTTTGATTTGTATACTGTACTGAATTATCATTGTTCTTTTCAGTGTGTGCTGTTGACTACTATCTGGGTAACTGCCTGACATGCATGTTATTCCATAGTACCATCATCGTACTGGTCCGCCGCATCCTGGCTGGTGGAATATGCAACTCTGTGAAACGTTTAAATGGAAAAATTATTGTGATTACCGGTTGCAATGTTGGCATTGGAAGAGAGACTGCACGTAATCTGAGCAGAAGAGGTAGGGTTTTTATTATAAAATGCTGTCTAAATAGCTATTGTAATGTATACAGTCCTCTAGCCTAGCCTGGAGCCAAGTTTATCTTGTTATAACTTTGGCTAAAAGGGTGTGGCTTGGTATGGCCCACAGGCCCAAGTATCCATTACAACCCAGTTGGTCTGGCATTTCTTACAAGAACTTGTCTAATTGTTTATTAAACATGCCAACTTTTGTTCCAGCAGTACAGTATTTCTTATATTTAGTGGGAGGATATTGAATATCCccgaacctctgatgttcatagtgtTTTCTGCTCGTGCCTAAACAAAATGTTTCAATACTGTCCTGTCTTGTATCTTCAAAATATTAATTATGTAGAGTATTGATAGTGATAGGTAAGCCCTGTACAAGATTTTAACAGGGTTTATATAATATAGTAAAAATCTGTAAGGATGGTACGTATTAGAATACTgtactactgtatatatattaagaTTTACATGATTCAAATAACATGTATTTTTAATATTGCAATAGCTAGGGATAATGTATGCAAGTCTCTTTTGACACTTTAAAGGAAAACTGTGTGTCATGATGACTGctgaagtaatgtggtgacttGCCTGCTGGTCATGATTAGATCTCTGATTATTCACAGGCGGCGCCAGATTGTATCCCAGCACAATGTTAGAACTGATGGAAAAATAAATTAAACGTTAAGATTTGAGAAGCAGTGGCAGTTGATAATGAATTGAAGATGTAGAAGGCAAGAAGAGGTGTTAGGAATAGTATAGGTTAAGAAATAGATTTTTAAGAAAATCAGTGAGCCTTGAGCAGGATCTGAACCTGTGCTCTACATACTCCCAACCAAACACCTTAGACCACTATGCTTGGCATTTTGCTTGGcagtacccagagcataggttcaaaTCTTTCTCATGGCTCCTACTATTTTTCTCATTAATACATCGTGTTAATGTGATTACTTTGTATGTGTAATAGACTTTCATTTATATGAAAGGGAATGATGCAGGTACAGTACTGTAAAGATGTAGCTGTGGATCCAAGATTGGACTATTCTCTGGTTACTGTACTGTGATGAATGCGCAACACTGCCTTGCTAATGGCCAAGTTTATTAAGTTTGTGGAATTAATTacgatttatattattatttttttaattgcaTAATATATTTGAGTGGGGCTCAATATTATATCCCTAGGTGTTGGTAAATCACACCAGGAATCTGAGACTTGTCCTGAACTACTGGGAGCCAGGACCCGAATTTTGACACGTGTTAATATTGTCAGTTAACCCTCAAATTGCATTCCTAAAATTATgtagatataataataatattgtgttatgtatatatgtcTTAAGACATTGCCTACTGATGTCAGGGAAAAACAAGAAATCTATCCAttttaggtttatatatatatatatatatatatatatatatatatatatatatatatatatatatatatatatatatatatatatatatatgtcgtacctagtagccagaactcacttttcagcctacaatgcaaggcccgatttgcctaataagccaagttttcatgaattaatatattttctctaatttttttcttatgaaatgataaagttacccatttcattatgtaagaggtcaatttttttttattggagttaaaattaacgtagatatatgacagaacctaaccaaccctacctaacctaacctaacctatctctataggttaggttaggttaggtagccgaaaaagttaggttaggttaggttaggtaggttaggtagtcgaaaagcaattaattcatgaaaacttggcttattaggcaaatcgggccttgcatagtaggctcagaagtgagttctggctactaggtacgacatatatatatatatatatatatatatatatatatatatatatatatatatatattatatatatatatatatatatatatatatatatatatatatatatatatatatatatatatatatatatatatatatatattatatatatatatataatatatattatatatatattatatatatatatttatatatatatatttatatatatatatttatatatatatatttatatatatatatttatatatatatatttatatatatatatatatatatatatatatatatatatatatatatatatatatatatatatatatatatatttatatatatatatatatatttatatatatatatatatatatatatatatatatatatatatatttatatatatatatatatatatatatatatatatatatatatatatttatatatatatatatatatatatatatatatatatatatatatatatatatatatatatatatatatatatatatgtcatacctagtagccagaactcacttctcagcctactatgcaaggcccgatttgcctaataagccaagttttcctgatttaatatattttctctaatttttttcttgtgaaatgataaagcttcccatttcattatgtatgaggtcaattttttttattggagttaaaattaacgtagatatatatgaccgaacttaaccaaccctacctaacctaacctaacctatctttataggttaggttaggttaggtagccgaaaaagttaggttaggttaggttaggtagtcgaaaaacaattaattcatgaaaacttggattattaggcatatcgggccttgcatagtaggctgacaagtacgtatatatatatatatatatatatatatatatatatatatatatatatatatatatatataatatatatatatatatatatatatatatatatatatatatatatatatataatatatatatatatatataatatacatacatacatacatatatatatatatatatatatatatatatatatatatatatatatatatatatataatatacatacatacatacatgaaggtacattgggtttgagagaacatAGCATTGatctttttacattcttgtaaagccactaatatgcatagagttttgggcaggtccttaatctaacagataattttaagtaggtaatttctagcaaaattaaaaaaatatttacttaattATTTTGTTACTGTACTTATTACAGGGGCTAAAATTATAATGGCCTGTAGAGACACGAAGACGGCAGAAAAAGTCGCTGAAGAGATACGTGATCAAACCGGTGGCGAGCTTGTGGTCATGAAACTGGACCTTGCATCCTTAAAATCTGTCCGTGCATTTGCTGCCGACCTCAGAGCCAAAGAAACAAGGATTCACATGCTGATCAATAATGCAGGTTAGTACAACATGCACATATGTTGTCTGGATTCATAAATCTATTTTAAGTATCTACTGTATGAAAAATTCTGAATCGTCTCCAGCATAGAAAATATGTAATGCATTCAATGAATGTGTCGTACTGTACAGAAAGTTCAacctcaaaatatcacaaattggTGATATTTAGAAATGTTGAATATGCCAAAATTTTGAATATTGTACTCTGTAATTTTATTTTCAGCAATTTAAGGCACTATGAGGCACCATAGTAGTTCCCTCTTCCCACCTGTTCTGCCTTTTGTCAGTGTTTTACTGTATGGTGCTCTGACTTGAGAGTGAAGTAGCTTCCTCACCAGAAACCTAATAAGGTTTATAAGTGCAATACAATGCATTATACAATACAGtatatgtactgtacagtaaaaCCTGTATTTCTTAAATGCAGTAAATAATTATAGTACTACCAAAGTAAATAACAGTAAAATTGTTAAATATGAACAGAGTATAACAATGCCAAGTTGTGTTGAATTTCTACATACATTTGAAAGTTCAGGCCTCCATTCAAAATTTTCAggttttgttccagtaaccaaagtactgtactgtaaggaATTTAAGAGTTTTGTTATTTTAAGGTCTGAATTTCCAACTTTTTATAGCATGAAAGATTTACTCATATTGAACTACCATACTGTACTTGTATGATCTTACTCATTGCCCCTAACCTTAAAATTATGCAAGTGATTCTAACAAAAAATTTCATTTATTTGTGATGATCTTCTCAGGTGTTATGATGTGTCCATATATGAAGACTGAAGATGGGTTTGAAATGCAGATGGGCACCAACCACCTTGGCCATTTCCTGTTGACCTGCTTACTGCTGCCCTTATTGACTCACTCTGAACCTGCTCGTATCATTAATATCAGCTCTCTTGGGCATACACGTAAGAAGTTCCATGGATAGTAatcatatattttctctaatacagTAATTGTGGCTAAATTTGGTTGTACAAATTTATTTTGCTAAGAAAATTTATTGTCTTTTTGTGCACCATGCAATTTGCATGCAAAGTCCTCTCATCTGACATTTGAATTCAGGAGCATACCCTGGTACAGTACTGCATTCAAAAAGGAAGGAAGTCTGAATTCCTCATATGTTACTgtatatttaattaaattaaaacaTAAAGTTTAACTCGGTGAAGATTGCTTTAACTGAAGCTGGTCAGAGAAGAGTGTTTGTACAGAGAATTTCAGCACTTTAGATAAATGAGTTTGCTCTTAAGTTCGGCTGAGAGATGAGGGCATGGAACCCAATTAAAGTCTCCCTCCATTTTGGAGCTTGAGACTGACTTAACAGCTGCCATTTCCCCAAAGATAATGACTAATTGGCCACTTGTGGCCTGTTGCTGCCAAGGGTCTCTTTAAGATTCAAATTAAGCTGTCTGAGGAAAAATGTAAAAACTTTCTTTTCAAACAATAAGAAGAAAAAATAACTAAAAGACAATGGCTTATTAAAAGCAGTATAATATATTCTGTGCAAGGAAAGTATTTACATAAAAATATGGTAGCCAAGACAAGGTGCAATTAAATTCAAGAGTCCAAATAATGCAGGAATGTGTCAAAATCTGCATCACAAATCATTCTCAAGAACAACTGTTATGTTGACATTAACATAACATTATGTTGGCTGGCTTATGGCAGCCAGCCACCAGGTGACAATTCAATTATCAGTGTGCCAAAAtcaaactactgtactgtactaatAATCATGAACCATTAGCCCCAAAATGATTCACTGCATGTAGATGCTAAAATTGATTCATGAAATGCTTCGACAACGACGTCCGCAACGGACACCAGAATAATGTTACAAAATGAATGTCATCACCATGGCAACAATGTTATCGTCCCTGCCAGTGATGTTTACACCGTTCCTAATCATGTCCTAACAAGGTACATACTTAAAACATACTTCACTAACAAAGGAGCCCAATAAGCACTCTCATTCTACAATGGTCCACTCTGGATTAGTGTGGAGTATTTTGATCTGGGTGGTGCTCTTGCTTGCTCCTTCCAGAATATTACCATCTCCGGCTTACAACAATCTTCCGTAACCAATTACAGTAcaatattttagttaatatttAGTTAATAAACTTGTCAAGTTATTATAATAACTTGACAAGTTAATATTACATATACTGTTGGTTACATTGTTCCTAGCAAGAATTATTTATTATGCAAATGAACTTCAGTTATGACAACTGTTTTTTTAAACTGCTGTCCTGAAACACAAATGACCATTAACATTTTATACCTCCTCTCAATAGTGAGATAAATGAAGAACATTACTATTAAAATATACTATGGGGTAAGCTGGTTGCAAAAACACACATGAAACTTATCATTTTGCTCTTTGATTGCTGGTGTGTTTTAATGAATTCTATATGCCAGCTTAGTAACTCAATGAaaatagtactgtacagtacttgcatAAAGAAATAATCTGACATTAACTGGTTCTTGTGTAGTCTATGTACTACATGTAAATTTAATAGCATATTTTTAATTAAGAACTTTATATTTCAGAAGGTTATATTCCATTTGatgacatgaaatatgagagaggcTATGACAAAATTCAGGCATATGGAAACAGCAAACTAGCGAATGTCCTTTTCACTCGCCAACTTGCAAAGAAATTAAAAGGTAATTAATGTACATTACTACAGAACTGAGTCATTTTCTAATCATTAACTATGTAAATTATGTTCTCCATATAGTTCTTTGGCTACTAATGTTTCAATTTCATAGATATTGAAAAGTTACATATATGCACCAATGcaacccccttcctccctccctcctccatttCCCGACCCATACTTTGATACTATAAAAAGACTGATACTCTATTACCAATGTACTAGTATTGTATTTTTCAAGATGTTAAAAATTAAAACTCTGGGCTtgtaggggggatggggggaaaaAGTAATTTACAGTAGTAACAcattaattataacaataatcatAGCATAACTTAATCCAGAATCCAAAATGGAACTTATTAAATGCAACaagtttattatttattaatcaatAATTATTGCTCCTGCAATAATTACTGAACAATTAATAACAAATCCATAGCAATTTTGCATATCTACTTGTAGTGGATTTAGGCAAAATGCCTGATAATCCCACGGTGGTTAGTTTGAAACTTCTTAATTAGAACCATGAGTGTACTTTAGAAAAATTAGATATTTCACTTCAGAGTACATTTAAGATATCTTCAGCTCTTGGGTCCAACCTTCTAGCTCAAGTTTTAAGTTCAAGCTGAGCAAGCACAATGAGGGGAGTTTGGAGCAGGAAGGTAAAAGATAGATAAGTGGAGGCGTTGGTGGAAAAGGTATGTTTGGGTGgaaaaggcggggggggggggggggggtggcaagtAACAAGGCAAACAACCATTGCTATTGTGTAAACACCCTAATAATGATGCTCTTTATCTATCAGGTGCAATAGAGCATCGAGTGTAGTAAAATGCTCCTTTTGGGCATCACCTCGGTAGCTTCCTATTCTTACCCATTTATAAATACTGTATTTTTTTGTCAATAAATGAGCTTAGGTTTGAGAGTTGTGGTCACCTTCCCTGGGGCTCGGGTGGGTAAACCTGAaacctggtagtggtggttaggATTATTCAGCTTTATTTTGTTATGCAGTATGCCAAACATTGCTTAGAGGGTGGTTTTGGTGCCTCTTTGTATTTTAATGGCAATTTGCCTTGTTAATGGGTTAAACTTTGAtcctcaagaggggggggggggagaccataATATATGCCCAACTACTGCATTCAAAGAGTAACCCTATTACAAACTTGAAAAAGTGGGTTCAGCTAGTCACCAGGAACCTGGCacactggaaaagatgcaaaaacgtgctacgaagtggcttctggaactgaaaacAGATTACGAAGAGTGGCTAGAAAtgctaaatatgccaaaactagaagatagaagaaagaggtgatatgatcactgcatACAAAGTAGTAACAGAATCTACAATATTGAAAAAGAGGAATTCTTGAAACTTGCACCTTCAGgagcaagaggtcatagattccaGCTAAGGAAACAAATGTACCAGAAAAATATTGGGAAGCTCTTTTGCAAATAGTAATTCcctaagtgtagttgcaggatgagtTACGCTCGTGATGACTTATCTTCTCGGCACTCTGTCTTTTGATGCttggaaactactgacggttttggcctccatcatCTTTTCACTTAATTTATTCCAACCATCTaaaactctgtttgcaaaagtgaatttgttatatttcttcggcagctttgttcaGTTAGCTTAAATTTATGAGCTCTTGTTCTTTAAGTAccaggtctcgggaattcttccccTCAATTCTGTTGATTCACGGTATTACTGTAttctgtacatagtgatcatatcgctcCTTTTTCTAATATCTTCTAGTTTGGTACATTTAAGACCtcaaacctctcctcatagttcttgttgtTCAGTTTCAGGAGcatatctttgcacctttttTAGTTTGCTGATGTgcgtcttaagatatgggcaccatttgTCCGCTGAATATTGAAGCTTTGGTCTCACGAAGGTCATGAACAATTGCTTTagcatttcaccatccatatatttaaaagcCATTCTGAAATTAGAaaacatagcataggctcctcacacaatgtgttTTTGTGCTTCTCAggtcgtatttttttttttttttttatgataaaTGGTTGGAAGAAGTTCAAAAGTGAGAAGGCTGTCGAGGCCAAAACTgtcggtagtttcaaagtgtcGTATGGCAGGGtaagaagatgggacaccacgagcgtagctctcatctggTAATTACACtcaagtacagtaattacactcgCAATGTTCTGACTATGCTGGTTACATAAAATAAGGGAAGCTATCAGAGTGCTATCCAGAaaggagcatttcattacatgAAATATTAAACTTTTAAGACTTGATTATTACTAATATTCAAAACTTTAAAAATGGGAGCTCAAgtatgctgtattgtataaaaatACATTTAAATACTGAAAATGTATAAAATACATTTCTTATTTTTAACTAATCATAATTATTTTACAGGAACAAACATTCAAGTATTTGCTGTCCACCCAGGAGCTGTACAGTCTAATTTAGCTCGTCATGTAGTAGAGAGGTGGTATGCTAGCAAACTAATGGCAATTATCTCGAAAAACACTGTTGAAGGCACACAGACGACACTTCATTGTGCCTTGGAGGCTATTCAGGAGGATCCTTATTATtacaggtgtgtgtatatacatatgcTCATAATGTTAACTAGAAAATACAGTAAAATTAAGAGTTTTTCACTTTTATAATAACTAAGCCAGCAAGATTCTTAGAAATATATTGGGTACACCTTCAGGAGTTT
The window above is part of the Procambarus clarkii isolate CNS0578487 chromosome 67, FALCON_Pclarkii_2.0, whole genome shotgun sequence genome. Proteins encoded here:
- the LOC123767576 gene encoding retinol dehydrogenase 12-like, with protein sequence MEFLRSSCDPHWVSVEYFTTGLGFFLEQEFSVLVGLCSLMCAVDYYLGNCLTCMLFHSTIIVLVRRILAGGICNSVKRLNGKIIVITGCNVGIGRETARNLSRRGAKIIMACRDTKTAEKVAEEIRDQTGGELVVMKLDLASLKSVRAFAADLRAKETRIHMLINNAGVMMCPYMKTEDGFEMQMGTNHLGHFLLTCLLLPLLTHSEPARIINISSLGHTQGYIPFDDMKYERGYDKIQAYGNSKLANVLFTRQLAKKLKGTNIQVFAVHPGAVQSNLARHVVERWYASKLMAIISKNTVEGTQTTLHCALEAIQEDPYYYSDCGLGYASAAARDDAVAEKLWHISEEMVGLAKED